The sequence TAATTCTTTCTGTTTAAATCATCAAGCGGCCATTCCTAAGTCTTCAATAGGGGCATCGTCGAAAACTTAGGCTATAATAATACCGCAAAATGTGGATAACTTTTTTGTTTGTAATTTATTGATAACAAGATACTTGAAAAATATTTTCATTTTTTTGAAAAGTGCTTGTCACCCATTTGCCCTTCGAGATTCGTCTTTATATACAGTTACCCTTCCCGTGTGCTTTACTTCCCCTGAATTTTAGACTGCTGTACCTCTGAAATTCAGGGGATTGGGGTCGGTTTGTATCTTTAATTAATTGCACTAAAAATATATTAAAAATAATTTTTTACATAATTCACAGATGCTACCTTTGTAAAAGAATGGCGGGCAAGGTGCTTGTCGAAACAATAAAGGCATTGGTAAGTAAATCAGATGTTAAGCGTAATAGGCTTGATTTTATATCTGATAAACGAGAGTAGGTTTCGTTTATACAGATTTTAGTAGCAATGCAAAACGAGTATGGAAACAGAAGAAATAATCCCAGAAGTAAATATTTACGCAGACGGAGGTGCTGAACCAAATCCAGGAAAAGGTGGATTTGGTGTAATAATGACATATAAAGAACACAAAAAAGAATTTAGCCAAGGTTACTTGCTAACGACAAATAACCGTATGGAACTAATGGGTGTTATATTCGCTTTGGAAAGGTTGAAAAAACCTTCAATTGTAAATGTTTACACAGACTCTCAATATGTTGTGAACGGAATTGAAAAAGGTTGGGCGGAAAAATGGAAATCAAACAATTGGTACAGGAAAAGGAATGCGAAAGCCATCAACTATGACTTATGGGATAAATTATTAAACTTGATTTCAAACAACCAAAAGGTAACTTTTAATTGGGTAAAAGGTCATGCAGGGCATAAAGAAAATGAGAGATGTGATGAATTGGCTAATTGGGCATTGAATAGCAAAAATTTGTTAGAAGATGTTGGGTATGAATCAGAGAAAGAGGAAGTTTATATTCCCACTCACTCAGAGCAAGAAAAGCATCAAAATCGCAAAAGAAAAGTTCTAAATGAAGGCGATAATTGCAGAAAATGTAATACCCAAGTAATAAAAAAGGATACCAAAAGGAAAGAGCTAAAACCAAACCAAGAATATTACTTTGACTATTATTTGTTGTGTCCAACTTGTAAGACAATGTATATGGTCGAAGAAGCAAAAAAGTTTGTAAACGACAATAAAAGCAGATTGTTTACATAAACTCACTGCCACTAACATTGCATTTGTGCAACCCGAACTAAGGTATTAAAATAAACTTTTGTGCTTTTTGGGGGCAATAGTGTTATCAAATCCCGTCCTGCACAAATACTTTTTCGTTAATCTACCCCTCCATTGGCGGCTTTTCTTTTGTCTTTTTTCCCCTATTCGCCTCACATAACTTGCAAGCAAAACAAGCAATATGGTACGCGAGTAGAAAACCAGATAACCTTCATGGTGGACGGCAAACAAGCTATCAATGAACTCGAAATAAATGTACTATGGTAGTAACAATGGCATTGTTTTATAATGACGTTTATTGTTTGTTAAGACACTTTTATCCAACTTGCCCCTAAGTTTTAATCACGCCATCATTTTACAACCCAATATGTCGTCTAAATTCTTCACTAATAGCAAAGACAGAAATCTCTTTGATAAGTTTAAAGGTATCATAGAACACATGAAAGATTTATATGCCTTTCATGCAGTGGTAGGCTATTTTAGGTCGTCGGGATATTTTGCATTAGAACCTTATTTGCAGAATATTACAGATATAAAAATATTGGTTGGTATCAATGTAGATGCGATGTTTGCCGAATCTCAACGTAAAGGATTATTGTATTTTGGCGATGAGCAAAGAACCAAAGATGAGTTTTTGAAGTGGTTTGTTCAAGACATAAGAGAAGCAAAATATTCCTCAGAAGTTGAAAAAGGTATTTTAAAGTTTGTGAATGACCTCATTGATGGAAAAATTGAGGTGCGAGCGCATAATTCCAGTGCTATACACGCCAAATTTTATTTGTTTCTGCCAGAAAATCATTCGGTACACTCTGACGGCTGGGTAATTATGGGGTCTTCCAACCTGACAGAAGCAGGGCTTGGAATAAAGAAATCGCCTAATTATGAGCTAAATATCGCGCTGAAAGACTACGATGACGTAGCGTTTACCAAACAAGAGTTCCTTACACTTTGGGAGCAATCTACTCCTATCTTACCCGCAGATATACACAGCTTTAAACAAAAAACACACGTAGGACAAAAATTTTCGCCCTATGAACTGTACATAAAGTTTCTGATAGAATACTTTGATAAAAATATAGATTACGACCCCGACACTGTAGGCGATTTGCCTCGAAATTACAAGAAATTATCGTATCAGGTTGATGCAGTAAATGAAGGTTTTCAGATGCTTATGGAGCATAACGGGTTTTTCTTGTCCGACGTTGTGGGCTTAGGAAAAACCGTGATTGCTGCTATGATTGCCAAGCGATTTTTAATTGCCAACGGCTCACTAAATACCAAGATTCTTGTAGTATATCCACCAGCACTAGAAAAAAACTGGAAAAATACATTCGGCTTATTTAAACTTGACAAACATACCAAATTTATTACGAACGGAAGACTTGAAAAAATAGCAGAAGGCAACGACATTAATTATTGGGCAAAGGAAGATTACGACTTAGTTTTGGTAGATGAAGCACATCGCTACCGAAATCATACCTCACAAGCATTTGCTATGCTCCAAAGAATTTGTAAGGCTCCAAGAAACGGGGAAGGTCTTGTAACTGGCAATAAGAAAAAGGTAATTCTCATCTCAGCAACACCGCTCAATAACAGACCGCAAGATTTATATTATCAATTGCTTTTATTCCAAGATGCAAGGCGCAGCACGTTGCCCATAACAAATTTACAAGGCTTTTTTGCCCCAATTATTCGGGAGTTTTGGAAAATTATGCAGCATGACAAACCTGATATTGAAAGAATACGAGAGTTGTATTCAGAAATACGCGAAAAGATAATTTCGCAGATTACCGTAAGGCGTACTCGCAAGCACCTAGAAAAGTACCCTAAATACATAGAGGACTTAACCGAGCAGGGAATTAAGTTTCCCGACATAGCTGCCCCTAAACCCAAAATTTATACCCTAGATGCCAAGTTAAGTAAGCTATTTTATCATACAATTTTTTACTTGACAGACGAAGATAAAATTCAGTTTTATAGATACCAAGCCATACGGTTTTTATCCGATGAACAGTTGGAAATTTGTGGCTACACGCAAGCTGAAAGATTTTCAAAATCTTTGGCTGGTATTATAAAAACGCTTCTGATAAAAAGACTAGAAAGCAGCTTCACTGCGTTTAAGAAAACGCTTAATAATCTCCTCATCTCCACAGGGCGAATGATTGAGATGTTTGAAAATGATAAAGTGTTCATTGCGCCAGACTTAGGAGTCAATGAATTACAGGACAAAGGTTTAACCGAAAGTCAAATTGAATCTATCATTTTAGACTACAGTATTATCAATCCCAAAAACAATGTCTTTAATAAAAAAGATTTTGTTGAAAGGCAAATCAGTAAAAAAAATCCTGTATTTGTCGAGATTTTAGATGGCTTGAAAAAAGACTATGCCTTATTGCAAGAATTAGTAAAGGCATGGAGCAAGGTAGATACTGACCCAAAACTTGACACTTTTCTTGCAACGTTAAAAGACGAACTACTTGATAAACAGATAAACCCGACAGGAAAGCTGGTGATTTTTACCGAAAGTACCGACACTGCCAACTACCTGACAGAAAAGGTAGAAGCGTTTTTAGGGACTAAAATCTTGAATGTGTCGAGTAATAATCGGAACAAAATTTTTGAGATAATACTCGAAAATTTTGATGCCAATTATATTGGGGAGAGAAAAGACGACTACGACATTATCATCACTACCGATGTGCTGGCCGAAGGTGTAAACCTACACCGCGCCAATGTGATTGTTAATTACGATACCCCTTGGAACGCCACAAGGCTCATGCAGCGTATTGGGCGAGTAAACAGAATTGGTAGTGTTGCGGGCGTTATCTACAATTACAATTTCTACCCATCGCAGCAAGGTGACGAGGAAATAAAATTGTATAGGAATGCGCTCGTAAAGTTGCAAGGTTTTCATACTGCCTTTGGCGAAGACGCACAAATTTATACGCACGAAGAATTGCTCGAACAATTTGAGTTATTTAAGGAAGGTTTGCCCGACGACGAAGACAAAAGGCTTTATTATTTGCGCGTTATCAGAGAGTTTAAAGACAAAAACCCAAAAGAATTTAAACGAATAAAGGCATTCCCGCTTAAAGCCAGAACAGCCCGAAAAGAAGAGTATGCACAAAAAAGTCAGGCACAACAATCTACTGTAGTATTCCTTAAATCGGTTTACAAAACAGAATTTTACCAAATAAACGACAAAGCACAAGTAAAACCACTTACTTTTTTGGAGGCTGCACAAATTTTTGAAGCCAAGACCTCAGAGCCAGCTTTCGACCTGCCAGAAAGCCACTATAAACACGTACAAGCCGCTTTACTCTCTTTTGAACAAGATTTTCTGAGTGCAAGCACAGAAAAAGTAACTTCTACCGACAAAGCTGATGCCAACACCAAACAAGCACTCAAATTTTTGCGTGATTTTAAAGGCATTACACACCAAGCTACTGTAAAAGAAGTTTGTCAAACCTTGCAACCAATAGTAGAGGCTGGCACTTATACGCCATTGGCTAACGAACTGAAAAAAATCAGTCAAAAATTGTTTAACAAACGAGAAATTACTACATCGCAGGCTGATAATTTGCTCATTGCTCTCGCTCAAAAATACGATGCACTCAACACCGACGAAGAAAATAATGCGCAAACAAGCATTGTAGAAGCCAATATTTCACCAGAAATTGTACTATCAGAAACCTTTATTGATTAAAACATGAATAAACTTAAAAGTGAGAATACTGAATTTAAGCAAGTTGTTCTACTGATAGAAGAAGCCAGAAACAGAGCTTTCCATAAAGTAAATGAAGAACTTATATTACTTTATTTCAGGGTAGGTAAACTGGTGTCCGAAAAAGTTTCTGCTGGAATATGGGGCGAAAATACAGTGGAAGCACTCGCAGGTTTTATTCAGGAAAAATGCCCAGAGTTGAGAGGATTCAACCGCAGGGGACTTTATAGAATGAAGCAATTTTATGAAGCATACACAGCACCTGAATTTGTGTCAACACTGATGACACATTTACAAAAATCTGAAAATGAAGCTATTAAAATTGTAAAAACACTACTAACTCAATTGCAATGGTCGGCACATCTCCTCCTTTTGAGCAAAACCAAAACACCCGATGAAAAGCTGTTTTACCTGCATTTGGCCATACAAGAAAAACTTTCTGTAAGGGAACTGGAGAGACAGCTCAACTCCGCAGTATTTGAAAGAACGGCACTTTCTAACCAACAATTGAAAACGACATTTACACAATTGCCTCAAAACTTTTTTAAAGACCCCTACATTTTCGAGTTTTTGGAACTGCCAGAAGGTCATTCAGAAAAAGACCTTGAAAAAGCACTCATAAGCAATCTGCAAAAATTTATTCTTGAAATAGGAAAAGGGTTTACCTACATGGGAAATCAATACCGATTACAAGTAGGCAATAAAGACTATTACACCGACTTACT comes from Flexibacter flexilis DSM 6793 and encodes:
- a CDS encoding helicase-related protein; amino-acid sequence: MKDLYAFHAVVGYFRSSGYFALEPYLQNITDIKILVGINVDAMFAESQRKGLLYFGDEQRTKDEFLKWFVQDIREAKYSSEVEKGILKFVNDLIDGKIEVRAHNSSAIHAKFYLFLPENHSVHSDGWVIMGSSNLTEAGLGIKKSPNYELNIALKDYDDVAFTKQEFLTLWEQSTPILPADIHSFKQKTHVGQKFSPYELYIKFLIEYFDKNIDYDPDTVGDLPRNYKKLSYQVDAVNEGFQMLMEHNGFFLSDVVGLGKTVIAAMIAKRFLIANGSLNTKILVVYPPALEKNWKNTFGLFKLDKHTKFITNGRLEKIAEGNDINYWAKEDYDLVLVDEAHRYRNHTSQAFAMLQRICKAPRNGEGLVTGNKKKVILISATPLNNRPQDLYYQLLLFQDARRSTLPITNLQGFFAPIIREFWKIMQHDKPDIERIRELYSEIREKIISQITVRRTRKHLEKYPKYIEDLTEQGIKFPDIAAPKPKIYTLDAKLSKLFYHTIFYLTDEDKIQFYRYQAIRFLSDEQLEICGYTQAERFSKSLAGIIKTLLIKRLESSFTAFKKTLNNLLISTGRMIEMFENDKVFIAPDLGVNELQDKGLTESQIESIILDYSIINPKNNVFNKKDFVERQISKKNPVFVEILDGLKKDYALLQELVKAWSKVDTDPKLDTFLATLKDELLDKQINPTGKLVIFTESTDTANYLTEKVEAFLGTKILNVSSNNRNKIFEIILENFDANYIGERKDDYDIIITTDVLAEGVNLHRANVIVNYDTPWNATRLMQRIGRVNRIGSVAGVIYNYNFYPSQQGDEEIKLYRNALVKLQGFHTAFGEDAQIYTHEELLEQFELFKEGLPDDEDKRLYYLRVIREFKDKNPKEFKRIKAFPLKARTARKEEYAQKSQAQQSTVVFLKSVYKTEFYQINDKAQVKPLTFLEAAQIFEAKTSEPAFDLPESHYKHVQAALLSFEQDFLSASTEKVTSTDKADANTKQALKFLRDFKGITHQATVKEVCQTLQPIVEAGTYTPLANELKKISQKLFNKREITTSQADNLLIALAQKYDALNTDEENNAQTSIVEANISPEIVLSETFID
- the rnhA gene encoding ribonuclease HI — encoded protein: METEEIIPEVNIYADGGAEPNPGKGGFGVIMTYKEHKKEFSQGYLLTTNNRMELMGVIFALERLKKPSIVNVYTDSQYVVNGIEKGWAEKWKSNNWYRKRNAKAINYDLWDKLLNLISNNQKVTFNWVKGHAGHKENERCDELANWALNSKNLLEDVGYESEKEEVYIPTHSEQEKHQNRKRKVLNEGDNCRKCNTQVIKKDTKRKELKPNQEYYFDYYLLCPTCKTMYMVEEAKKFVNDNKSRLFT
- a CDS encoding PDDEXK nuclease domain-containing protein, whose product is MNKLKSENTEFKQVVLLIEEARNRAFHKVNEELILLYFRVGKLVSEKVSAGIWGENTVEALAGFIQEKCPELRGFNRRGLYRMKQFYEAYTAPEFVSTLMTHLQKSENEAIKIVKTLLTQLQWSAHLLLLSKTKTPDEKLFYLHLAIQEKLSVRELERQLNSAVFERTALSNQQLKTTFTQLPQNFFKDPYIFEFLELPEGHSEKDLEKALISNLQKFILEIGKGFTYMGNQYRLQVGNKDYYTDLLFYHRDLQCLVLFELKIQEFEPEFLGKLNFYLEALDRDVKRPFENNSIGILLCKGKETEVVEYAMARNTSPAMIADYETKLISKTLLANKLHQLVLQLSNKDID